One window from the genome of Blastopirellula retiformator encodes:
- a CDS encoding DUF1552 domain-containing protein — MIQNIASLDRRRFLRGAGIALALPWLESFSTAVAGAAAQPSDRKRFAAFYLPDGVPMPLADDPSYEDWAWFPHGAGKDFKLTKCLAPLEPLRGETTILSGFSHPSARSVHGHSNADQFLTGANTGPSGEYKNTISLDQLFAEHVGDQTRFSSLVMSTDGGTGTPRGAQTLSFNRSGRAIPAENKPKRIFDMLFVKNDADAARRLALSQSSLDDLLADAKSLRRMLSEHDQETLDEYLQSVRETELKVEKAKRWANIPLPQVNVDHLQLDIGPDDPRNYLQAMFELIYLAFKTDSTRVATYQLGRENGVGASDYLARAVGFNLTHQLTHNTKNPDGWKNFGIYCAFISEEYGRFVQKLKSTPEPDGAGNMLDNTLVMFGSASSAFHLSRNYPLLLSGGKNMGFKHGQYLNYGPQKPQGGAWLGGREPWQIKSNHEDQPLANLYVTMLQRLGVETDAFADSTGTVAEV, encoded by the coding sequence ATGATTCAAAATATCGCCTCTCTTGACCGTCGTCGATTTCTGCGTGGCGCGGGGATCGCTCTCGCATTACCGTGGCTCGAATCCTTCTCGACGGCGGTCGCCGGCGCTGCCGCACAGCCCAGCGACCGCAAACGGTTCGCCGCCTTTTATCTGCCTGACGGCGTGCCGATGCCGCTGGCCGATGACCCGTCGTACGAAGATTGGGCCTGGTTCCCGCATGGGGCCGGCAAAGACTTTAAGTTGACCAAGTGCCTGGCCCCGCTGGAACCCTTGCGCGGTGAAACGACGATCCTGTCGGGCTTCTCGCACCCGTCGGCTCGCAGCGTGCATGGCCACTCCAACGCCGACCAATTTTTGACCGGCGCCAACACCGGCCCGTCGGGCGAATACAAGAACACGATCTCGCTCGATCAGCTGTTTGCCGAGCATGTGGGCGATCAAACCCGCTTCTCATCGCTGGTGATGTCGACCGACGGCGGAACCGGCACGCCCCGCGGCGCCCAGACGTTGTCGTTCAACCGCAGCGGTCGCGCGATCCCGGCCGAGAACAAGCCGAAGCGAATCTTCGACATGCTGTTCGTCAAGAATGACGCCGACGCCGCCCGACGGTTGGCGTTGTCGCAAAGCTCGCTCGACGATCTGCTGGCCGACGCCAAGTCGCTGCGGCGGATGCTCTCGGAGCATGATCAGGAGACGCTCGACGAGTACCTGCAGTCGGTCCGCGAAACCGAACTGAAAGTCGAAAAGGCGAAACGCTGGGCCAACATCCCGCTGCCGCAGGTGAACGTCGACCATTTGCAACTCGACATCGGCCCGGACGATCCGCGGAACTACCTGCAGGCGATGTTCGAGCTGATCTACCTGGCGTTCAAGACCGACTCGACCCGCGTGGCGACCTATCAACTGGGCCGCGAAAACGGCGTTGGCGCCAGCGACTACCTGGCTCGGGCGGTCGGCTTTAACCTGACGCATCAGCTGACCCACAATACCAAGAACCCCGACGGCTGGAAGAACTTCGGCATCTACTGCGCCTTTATCAGCGAAGAGTATGGCCGCTTCGTGCAGAAGCTAAAATCGACGCCGGAACCGGACGGCGCCGGCAACATGCTCGACAATACGCTGGTGATGTTCGGCTCGGCTTCCAGCGCCTTCCACCTGTCGCGCAACTACCCGCTGCTCTTGTCGGGCGGCAAAAACATGGGCTTCAAGCATGGCCAGTACCTGAACTACGGCCCGCAAAAACCGCAAGGCGGCGCCTGGCTCGGCGGTCGCGAACCGTGGCAGATCAAATCGAACCACGAAGACCAACCTCTGGCCAATCTGTACGTGACGATGCTACAGCGTTTGGGCGTTGAGACCGACGCCTTCGCCGATAGCACCGGGACAGTCGCCGAGGTCTAA
- a CDS encoding ribonucleotide-diphosphate reductase subunit beta yields the protein MSIPSVDSQLETGDGSRVKASEKRLVNCSQVDVNQLMPLKYHWAWEHYLNGCANHWMPTEVPMTKDIETWRSDKLTEDERLVIMRNLGFFSTAESLVGNNLVLAIFKHVTNAECRQYLLRQAFEEAVHSHTFLYVVESLGLNEGEIFNMYHEVPAITRKDEFEMRLTAEVLSPDFSTNTYEGLQAFLKNLIGYYIIMEGIFFYTGFVMVLSFHRRNLMTGIGEQFQYILRDETVHLNFGIDLINGIKAENPDLWTPEFQAEIIDLIKQAVELEIEYAGDCLPNGILGLNRDLFRDYVHYVADRRVERIGLPKQFDSKTNPFPWMSETMDLAKEKNFFETRVTEYQSSGALNWD from the coding sequence ATGTCTATTCCCAGCGTCGATAGCCAACTGGAAACGGGCGACGGTTCACGCGTGAAGGCCAGCGAAAAGCGGCTGGTCAACTGCTCGCAGGTCGACGTCAATCAGTTGATGCCGCTAAAGTACCACTGGGCTTGGGAGCACTATCTGAACGGTTGCGCCAATCACTGGATGCCGACCGAAGTGCCGATGACCAAAGACATCGAAACGTGGCGCAGCGACAAGCTGACCGAAGACGAACGTCTGGTCATCATGCGGAACCTCGGCTTCTTCTCGACCGCCGAAAGCCTGGTCGGCAACAACCTGGTGCTGGCGATCTTCAAGCACGTCACCAACGCCGAATGCCGTCAGTATCTGCTGCGTCAGGCGTTTGAAGAAGCGGTTCACTCGCACACCTTCCTCTACGTGGTCGAAAGCCTCGGCCTGAACGAAGGGGAAATCTTCAACATGTATCACGAAGTCCCGGCGATCACCCGCAAGGACGAGTTCGAGATGAGGCTAACCGCCGAAGTCCTCAGCCCGGACTTCAGCACCAATACCTACGAAGGCCTTCAGGCGTTTCTCAAGAACCTGATCGGCTACTACATCATCATGGAAGGGATCTTCTTCTATACGGGCTTCGTGATGGTGCTGTCGTTCCACCGCCGCAACCTGATGACCGGCATCGGCGAACAGTTCCAGTACATCCTGCGGGATGAAACGGTTCACCTGAACTTCGGCATCGACCTGATCAACGGAATCAAGGCCGAAAACCCCGATTTGTGGACGCCCGAGTTCCAGGCCGAGATCATCGACCTGATCAAACAGGCGGTCGAACTGGAAATCGAATACGCCGGCGACTGCCTGCCCAACGGCATCCTGGGCCTGAACCGCGACCTGTTCCGCGACTACGTCCACTACGTCGCCGACCGCCGCGTCGAACGCATCGGCCTGCCGAAGCAATTCGACTCGAAGACCAACCCGTTCCCCTGGATGAGCGAAACGATGGACCTGGCGAAGGAAAAGAACTTCTTCGAAACCCGGGTCACCGAATACCAAAGCTCTGGGGCGCTGAACTGGGACTAA